AGTTTCTCCTAATGCTGCAGCTAACGGTGGGGGTGGTGGATTTTCTCAGTATCAGCATCTGGATAGTCCTAACtcatcattttcaaattatggATTAAGTGGGTACCCTATGAGTCCAATATCAGGTCAACTTGGTGGGTCTAATTTGCCACCATTGTTTGAAAACGCTGCTGCTGCATCAGCTATGGCTGTACCTGGGATGGACTCTAGGATGTTGGGGGGATCAAATATGGGTGCTGCTGCTGAGCATAGCCTTGGAAGATTAGGAAATCAGGTTCTGGGTAGCGCCCTGCAGGCACCCTTTGTCGACCCTTTGTATCAGCAGTATTTGAGAACCGCTGAATATTCTGCACAAGTAACCGCTCTCAATGATCCTTCTTTCGATAGGAACTATATGGGTAACTCATACATGGACCTGCTCCAGAAAGCCTATGTTGCAAATATGATATCTCCTCAGAAATCTCAATATGGTGCTCCATTGGGTGGTAAAACAGGTGTATCTAGCCCTCATGGTTACTATGGGAATCCTGCTTTTGGGCTCGGAGTGTCATATCCCGGAAGTCCCCTGGCTAGTTCAGTAATTCCTAATTCTGGAGGCCCTGGTAGCCCTCTAAGGCATGGAGACTTCAATGTCAGATTCCCTGGTGGGTTAAGAAATGTTCCCGGGAGCATAATTGGACCCTGGTCCTTGGATAACATGGATAGTACTTTTGCTTCTTCACTGCTGGAAGAGTTCAAGAGCAATAAAGCAAAGTGCTTTGAACTTTCAGAGATTGTCGGTCATGTCGTTGAATTCAGGTATAccttttctaaaattaaaatttcttttcatttgtgAGGCTCTTGATTTTTGACTTTTAATGTCTACATCTTTTGCCAGTGCTGATCAATATGGAAGCCGATTCATTCAACAAAAGCTTGAAACTGCAACAATAGAAGAGAAGAACATGGTTTTTGAGGAAATTTTTCCACAAGCTCTTGCATTAATGACTGATGTGTTTGGTAATTATGTAATACAAAAGGTACAAAGTTCTGTGACTAGTCGTAGTTGATACGGATGGTCCTTTTTCACTTCACTTCATTGTATCTTGACTTTGTTAATCCACGGGTATACTGAATTTTTATGCATTGCCAGTTCTTCGAACATGGTATGGCATCTCAACGAAGAGAGCTGGCTGACAAGCTTTTTGGTCATGTACTTAATCTAAGCCTCCAAATGTATGGTTGTAGGGTGATCCAAAAGGTAACATCAGCTTTAAATTTACAcattcaaataatgaaatggcTGTTTGTGTCAATCTTCTTTTCATTTGTCAAATCAAGAGATCCTTCCAATAATAATCACTGTCTGATTATGTAGGCAATAGAAGTTGTCGATGTGGATCAAAAGATCAAAATGGTGGGGGAGCTGGATGGGCATGTCATGCGTTGTGTTCGTGATCAGAATGGGAATCATGTTATCCAGAAGTGCATCGAGTGTGTCCCCGAGGAGCATATTCAGTTTATTGTCTCGACATTCTATGATCAAGTTGTGACCCTCTCGACGCACCCTTATGGTTGCCGTGTGATACAGGTTACCAAGAACTGTTTAGATGTCCTCACACTTGTATTTGGGATTATGTTCAAAGAGTTATAACATTTGATGCTTCCAATTATGCAGCGAGTTTTAGAGCACTGTAAGGATGAAACTACCCAGAGCAAAGTTATGGAAGAAATTTTGGGATCTGTAAGTATGCTGGCACAAGATCAGTATGGGAACTACGTTGTTCAGGTTTGtattttcttgtgattttttaaGCATAGTGATGTTTCATTAGTTTACGTagaaaatttttattcttttcactTACTGCTTTTTATGATGATTCTATAGCATGTACTGGGGCATGGAAAGCCACACGAGCGATCAACCATCATTCAGGAATTAGCTGGGAATATTGTCCAGATGAGCCAACAGAAGTTTGCATCAAATGTTGTCGAAAAATGCTTAACATTTAGCGATCCTAGTGAACGCCAACTGTTGGTGAATGAGATGCTTGGAACAACTGATGAGAATGAGCCTCTTCAGGTTTGTTGCATACTTTCTTCCCCTTGCACAATTTTCAGATAGTATTCttcagaaatggaaaaatccaactttgATCCTTTATACAGAATTTTGATATGCCTTGATGAGTATATGAACTAATAATTTCCTGAACTTGTCTTTTTCACCCTGCCCTCAATCAGGCCATGATGAAAGACCAATTTGCAAATTACGTTGTACAGAAAGTTTTAGAAACTTGTAGTGATCAGCAGCGTGAACTGATCATGTCAAGAATAAGAGTCCATTTGAACGCATTAAAGAAATACACATATGGGAAGCACATAGTAGCCCGTGTGGAGAAACTTGTTGCTGCTGGGGGTATGTAGATTCTCAACTTCCATTTCTGGATTAGCCACCATATAACTAACCAACCATtgtgttttttaatttctttgattGCAGAGAGGAGAATTGCTGCTCAGACCCCAATAGCGTAGACGTGTAGTAGGAAAGAAAGAAGTTGTACAGCTAACCGAGGCTAGTTTGGGCTACCTCTCTTTCTCGTCTTTCTTTCTTAAGCTTTTGATGATGAGGTTATAAGCTTCTGATTGCAAATAAAGCTGTTACCTGTACATTGTGTAGTGCTAAGTTTATAGGTAGAGAGAGTCTAGTAAGAGCTGAGGCCCCAattctgctgctgctgctgctgatgCTGAGGAGAAGATTCAAATTGACAATACTGATGGATGCCGAGGGTGTAATATAGTGCAAAGTGACTGTACAAAATTATGCCATTTTCGAGAGTTGAAGTTGCTTTTCTGTGTAAGGCTGAGAGGATTGCTATGTATGGTAATTTACAGTTTTATATCTCACTTGGCCAAATACATTACATCTCCCACCCTTTATTTATCCATTTCCTTTGTTTCTTGACTCCTTTGAGAATGTAGAGCAAATCTAGAGGAATATTGGAATAAACATAGGAAGCAGCAGTAAATAACATTTCTCAAAAAATGCAGATATATATTAGATCATATTCCTCCACAAACAAAGCTGCAAATGTCATGAAATTCTGTTGCCTAATCAAgatcaaaatcatcatcatcatcttgtTGGATCTTCTGCCCAAAACCTCTAGGTCCATCTCTAGCTCTGGCTCTAACTTTCCCTTTCTTACTacccttcttcttcctctcagCTTCTTCTTTCTTATACTTGTCTCCCTCCCTCTTCTGCAAGAAGTCCGTCACAGCTATGTAGATAACCTGATCCAAAATCAACCACCACCCACTTACCAAAATCACATCTTTTTAACACTCCAAGTCGAAGATACATACAAACAGTAAGAAGCTTTACTTACCCCTACGGTGAGAATGGTTAAACCGATAAAAGCGATGAGAAGGAGAGCTGATATAATAGTCGAGACACCATCGTCGCTAGTCGGAACTATTGCTTGAGAATTCTCAGCTGGAGTTGCTTCTGCGGAGATTTTCCATGTTTTGGTGTTTTTGGGGGTGAATGCATCGGGTGGATTGAGGTTACGCCATCTTCGTGAATGGGGCAGTGAAAGTGATGGACAGCGGAGAGGGGAAAATGGCTTTTGGGCGGCGAACAAATGCAGAGGTTTGTGCTTGTAAActaaggagagagagagaggtgcgGCCATTTGTGGGAGATGATGGGGATTGGGTTCACAGTTTCGCCCAATAGCAATCAGTTTTGGGTAAATTGCACTTTAGCtccatgatttttaattttgtgtattttgcCCCAAGAAACAATATCGTTTCATTCatatccatttttattttcatcctAAACATATCACCATTTATAATTGGTTTAACATATTATATGCAATTGTTCTGAGGCCTTACTACTATGAAATGATTCATTTTTATCCTTAAAGTGACAGTGTCTTAGCAGCCAAGATGATTATAATTCGATTACTAACTTATAAacggagtattaattaaaatcaaagaCTTAGGTCCTTTTGTGATTTAAAATCCATGagcattttataatttttgtcgtagttgtattatttgttagtttCAGAGTTTGAAACATTATAAATTGTTTGCTAGATTTCATTCGCAATATGAATCGCGATTAATTTGCACCTTAAAATATCCTATCACGAAAAAGTGTATAAAAAACCCGGCAAGCAGGCAGAGCAACCATTCACAAATCAGATTCTCATTTGAATAGAACGaagttatgttttttttgtacAAGTATTTTGGTGTGTGGTGAAACTATCtttattaatgaataatgatgaTCAGCTTTGGCTTAAGAGGGTTGATGGAATGGATCTACCCAACACTCATCTTCTCTCACAGCATTCCCCCACCTAATTTTGAACTTGTTTAACTCGATATACGACGATATTCTCACCTGCAAAACACCACCATGATTCAAAACTCAAAACGCAAAATACTCGAAACTCAAAATCCCATACGTATGCATAGGTATGAAAGAGTGAAAGAAAACTTACAGAAGTTCTACCATCAAATCCTTCCACTGTGGTTGTCATGGAAGCTAGCCGATCAATTTCAGCATTCGTCTGCACGACCAAACACATAAGTTGGAAAGTAAGATAGTATTTTGAGAGAATGAAAGCATGCATCTTGTAATTCTGTTCTCTTGATCATTGGATTCAGCTGGTCAGAAACTTTTTAACGCATCTGTAATGTCGTATGCATTCTTTTCCTAAATATCCTTTCGAGGACAGTAGAAAGAAGACATGAAGACTACCTTTCCATCTCCTGAACCTCCAAGGGAAGGAATACCCGGGTGGATTAAATACTCAGAGTCGACAACACCAATATTTTCGGTTCTATTGCCCTGCCAGAaacataaatagaaaaaactgTAACCTAGTTTCAACAAGAACATGAATTCCATAGTCCTAACTCGATGAAATTGCAAACCTGTACACAGTACCCCAGCAAAAAATCCAAGCCCCATGCATGAACAAGGTCATTCtgttaaacaaatatatgacCATGAATCATTCCAGTTGATCATAGGCCAAGGATAAGGCACAAAAAAGGAAGGAATTAATATTTACAAGTATATGTACATTTCCAAACCTGAATCATGTGCCAAGCACAACGCCACGATTCTCTCGAGAACACAGGAGCCATCATCTCCACGAACCTGTGTTAACGTAAAcatattgttgttttttaatgCAGCTAATTCGTATAATGCATCCATGAAAAAGCTATTTACTCTATCTAAGGCTGCCCTTTTTATATGTGGATTGATGAGTGAATTTACCCCGTGCACGGAGGGTCCACATTGTTTTCAAAACACTTAAATCCTGGGCCATGTAAATTAACAGCCCTCCTGTCAAAGTAAAAATGCAGAGCAACACATCAGGATAAGAGCATGAATAAACAATTTAACAGAATCATATGTCATTAATAATTAGACAATTTTGTCATCAGCAATCAAGTATTTGCTGCTCATAGAGGGTAAATTCTCAAGTCCAACAGTACATACCGGTGTAATGtagaatttgtttttcttgctGTAAGTGTGTAATGGACCTCGGATTTGTCAGCATCAATTGCAGGCTGTGATATTTGCAGTCCCTCTTCTTTAATAATTGAGAGATATCTGCCccaagacaaaaaaaaatccgttAATCAATACTAATAGTTAAACAAGATAGGCCTGTTTATAACAAATTAACCGTTGTCGTATTTGTTAGCCTTATGGATGAATGTGGTCTATCATATAAACTAAATCCAATCATGAGCACGCACTCGTATACATTCAGTATACCTTTCAACATGAAAATGTTCAACACCAAGATCTTCATCCCACAGGAAAATATAGTCGTATGCTGCCACAACATCAGGATGTAAGAACCGCTTGGCAAACCACCTAATTGAAAATCCGATTTTTTGTTAGTAAATGTGCATGTCAAAACAGACCTCCGAGTGTGAAGTGAACTACTCGTACCACTTAGTTTGGTTTACAGCGGCAACATGTATGGCATCGCTACTCCATTCTAGATCTCTCCATCCATCCACATTGCCATCATAATGAAAAAGCATGATGGCAAAATCAGTGAGCTGGAACTGAATCATACGAAACAAATGTTCATGGCTTGacgaaaatatttataagcaGCTGAAACGAGGGTGCGTCAACCTTCATTACCTTCTTTACAATctcatttacatttttcttttgctttatCCCGACTGCAACAGCCAGTAAGTTCATTGGTGACTTCGACTTCTAATATGAGAGCAGGAGCAGAAACAAGGCCTTGATCagataaatgaaatgaaacacAGTTTTATCGAAACTTTACACATTATGCAAGTTCAGAAACTATAAGAGTGGTCGCATTTAGCCTACATTTGAGTAACgtgaaacaagaaaaagatTTGTAACAGTGCATGCTAAGCTGAAATCTTCAGAAATATGATCTGAATAGATGTATATGATCATCTCCTATAGCATATGTATAtgcaattatgtatgattatCTATTTGTTCACAGCACTGTCTGAATATCGAAGAATGGATGTAATACGAAAACATCAATACCTTCTTCTTAGGAGGGCCCCAAAGTGGCCTCATCTCCAGATCAGAAGTTCTTGTGACAATACCTCTTGGTAGTGTCTCAGTTCCATCAGGAATGCACTCTTTCTAGATCAAAAAGTACAACAAATTGAGCAATAAGTACTCCTAAAATCTTACAAGTTACTACTATTATGCaaattattgtttaaattCCCCACAAACCTCACAATTCTTGGATTTTGTCACCTCTGTTGGATGAAGACTGCATCCAAAAAACCTCTGCACGCATAAGACATAAAAAGTTACTACTCACACATTAACtgaacaaaatcaaatcattatACAGGAAGCCTATATCTACCTCTTTATGATCAGTAAGTAACAGAGCACTCCCTATGAAGAAGAGTgttgaaagaaaaattagtgatGGAACCCAGCTGCGTACAAAGGATTGCTTCCTTTTAGGTTCAATCGTTTTATGAGTTGCCATCTGAAACCatgaatgaaaattacacatgTGAAAtacaaacacacaaaaaaattggaaaaaagttaCAATTACAGCATGATTGTGTGACCACGCATAATAAGGATGATAGCTTAATTAGAAGAATTGAACACAACTTACATCATAAATATATtggtgaaaaagataaaaccaAACAGTACGTATAATTTGAGGGGAGGTGGATGGTGATATAAGCATGAGAGATGCGTTGTGTTGTGAGAAATAAGTAAAGAGAAAGGTCAACGGAGGGGAGTGGTGGAGTTTTACTTGAAAATGTGGAAAGAGAGGACACGTTAGTTTGAACCAAAAAAACGTTTTTTGATATAGTAGCTAGCTAACTAACTACTTGGGGCCGCCAAACTGACAAATTAAGGGCCTAATAATTTATTGCTAATTAAGTCTAGTTTGAAAAAGGaactaatataaattaataaatgccTTGCCTCAGCTCAAGATCCAAAAACAATTAAGCACTCATTTGTGCAGCAGCCAGCATGGATTATGGAACACGTCTCCACTTTCCCCTAATCTATTATTAACATCCCAACTCATTACTAGGAGTAGGAGTAATACTTTTGTCACCCCACCATACacaaatttatagtagtactactaatttttacACCTCAAAATTCGTACCATTAATTCAGATTCAAATACTATTgtgtactactaatatttagtATACTAAGTACTGTTTTATTACCCACTCAAAATTATGTGAATTCAAAAGGACTTCTTGTAGCTTAAACCAAAAGGGTTTGACATATTACAATCGTATCCTTCAATATTAAGTTATGCTATAAGCCTatacttattaaaattaaaagggaTATTGCCATgtaatatcatgaaacttttaaaaagttggattttttctaagaacattaaatttaacaaataatatcatgaactttgctaCTTGTGTATTATTTCCCACCCGCTAGCTGAGCTGGCAAAATCAAGCATAAGTGGCTTGCCGGAGGTAATCGGAAAGTTGATGTGGCATTCGCCGAAATTTTGACAAAACGGTGTCGTTTTACTTATGATATTTTGCACTCTTTCTTTTGTTCTCGAACGATTTTCAATTCTGTCAAAACGATTTTCGGTTCTTTCAATCTGAAAATCGATTCATCCGTCAATTTGCTCGCAGAATCTCAGAAACATTTCATCCTTCAATCTCAGAATCGATTTATCTTTCAATTTCAGAATCGCATAAACATTTCATCCTTCAATTTACAATTTAGGGTTCGCAATTTGGTTGGGGATTTGAAGCCCGAAATCAGAGGAAGAATCTGCTCGCAGCTCATTTGATTCTCCATCGACGACGTCGGAGGaagaattaatgaaaaacGATTCTTCTATTCCTATTGAGCCCAACTGTGCCGCCTTTCTATATTACATAGGTAGCTCTCGTACTGAGAAGGGTCGTTCGATATCCTCACAAATGGATATCAGACAAGAGGGAGGAATCAGCTCCTCTGTCACCATTTTAATATCCTCACAATTGGATATCAGACAACACCTATGTTAACTGAGCTTGCTCTTCTCTTTCTCGTTTGCATTTCACAGCTTTTTAGTGTTGCTTTCGAAAAATGCCAAGTCATTGACTATTCATCTAGCAGTTTGCCAAATATGATgaataagttaaaaaattgCTAAGTAGATTGCCAACTAGATTTAATTTGCCAACTCAACATACATGTCATTTACTAATAGCCGGTGGAAAATAACACACAAGtagcaaagttcatgatattatttgccaaatttAAAGTTCGTTGGAAAAAtctaactttttgaaagtttcggATATTACGTGTGAATATCCCAAATTAAAGCCACAGGCAAAATTGTGCTACAAAAATGCTCTTAACAAAGATCGCAGCACATTAGTTTTCTCGTCCCGCCAACCAATGCATATAAATTCGATTTTTCCCCGCCATCGCATTTACCCGAGTGTTCTATCTGTCGAGGCCATcgcattctctctctctctctctctctctctccaaacaCACACAGTTGTCGCCTACGGTTTTCTGCCGATTAATCTGGTAATTTCATGcctaattttagttgaagCATGGATTGAGATTTGTTTCTCCTTTTAACCCGATTGGTGCTTAAATATCAGCTACGGCGATCGCATGTGCTCAGAGAGCTCTCTCGCACtctcttcttcatctctctcacacacagcACAACACATGCGCACACTACTGTATCGATTAGTGAATTTCACGTCTAATTtggttttttaagtttttttctgCATCTATTATCGGATTGGTGCTATTAATTCGCGGATTCTGATTGCACAATTTGTGCTATAGGTATACTTGTAGGACATTTACTTTGAGTGATAGGatgaattagtaaaaataatctAAGCTAATTCATCGATTACTTTGATGGATTGAATACTTTATTAATCTATCATATCACTCTCCTCTTTCATCTACCAGCATTGGCGTATAGACCTTTTGTTTCGTAACTTTCCAGTATTGTGTTCGTTAAAAGTTGCTAGTACTCTGACTGTTATGATTTATGAATCACTGGATCATCTTTCAT
The nucleotide sequence above comes from Salvia hispanica cultivar TCC Black 2014 chromosome 5, UniMelb_Shisp_WGS_1.0, whole genome shotgun sequence. Encoded proteins:
- the LOC125190604 gene encoding uncharacterized protein LOC125190604 isoform X2 — its product is MATHKTIEPKRKQSFVRSWVPSLIFLSTLFFIGSALLLTDHKERFFGCSLHPTEVTKSKNCEKECIPDGTETLPRGIVTRTSDLEMRPLWGPPKKKKSKSPMNLLAVAVGIKQKKNVNEIVKKFQLTDFAIMLFHYDGNVDGWRDLEWSSDAIHVAAVNQTKWWFAKRFLHPDVVAAYDYIFLWDEDLGVEHFHVERYLSIIKEEGLQISQPAIDADKSEVHYTLTARKTNSTLHRRAVNLHGPGFKCFENNVDPPCTGFVEMMAPVFSRESWRCAWHMIQNDLVHAWGLDFLLGYCVQGNRTENIGVVDSEYLIHPGIPSLGGSGDGKTNAEIDRLASMTTTVEGFDGRTSVRISSYIELNKFKIRWGNAVREDECWVDPFHQPS
- the LOC125190604 gene encoding uncharacterized protein LOC125190604 isoform X1, which gives rise to MLISPSTSPQIIRTVWFYLFHQYIYDMATHKTIEPKRKQSFVRSWVPSLIFLSTLFFIGSALLLTDHKERFFGCSLHPTEVTKSKNCEKECIPDGTETLPRGIVTRTSDLEMRPLWGPPKKKKSKSPMNLLAVAVGIKQKKNVNEIVKKFQLTDFAIMLFHYDGNVDGWRDLEWSSDAIHVAAVNQTKWWFAKRFLHPDVVAAYDYIFLWDEDLGVEHFHVERYLSIIKEEGLQISQPAIDADKSEVHYTLTARKTNSTLHRRAVNLHGPGFKCFENNVDPPCTGFVEMMAPVFSRESWRCAWHMIQNDLVHAWGLDFLLGYCVQGNRTENIGVVDSEYLIHPGIPSLGGSGDGKTNAEIDRLASMTTTVEGFDGRTSVRISSYIELNKFKIRWGNAVREDECWVDPFHQPS
- the LOC125187123 gene encoding uncharacterized protein LOC125187123 translates to MAAPLSLSLVYKHKPLHLFAAQKPFSPLRCPSLSLPHSRRWRNLNPPDAFTPKNTKTWKISAEATPAENSQAIVPTSDDGVSTIISALLLIAFIGLTILTVGVIYIAVTDFLQKREGDKYKKEEAERKKKGSKKGKVRARARDGPRGFGQKIQQDDDDDFDLD